In Ovis aries strain OAR_USU_Benz2616 breed Rambouillet chromosome 17, ARS-UI_Ramb_v3.0, whole genome shotgun sequence, the following proteins share a genomic window:
- the SNRNP35 gene encoding U11/U12 small nuclear ribonucleoprotein 35 kDa protein has translation MNDWMPIAKEYDPLKAGSIDGTDEDPHDRAVWRAMLARYTPNKGVTGDPLLTLFVARLNLQTKEEKLKEVFSRYGDIRRLRLVRDLVTGFSKGYAFIEYKDERSLLKAYRDADGLVIDQHEIFVDYELERTLKGWIPRRLGGGLGGKKESGQLRFGGRDRPFRKPINLPVVKNDQFREGKRERRERSRSRERHWDSRMRDHHDRGREKRWQEREAARAWPEGDWERERDFRDDRVKGREKRDRSK, from the coding sequence ATGAATGATTGGATGCCCATTGCCAAGGAGTATGACCCACTCAAAGCTGGCAGCATTGATGGCACTGACGAAGACCCGCACGATCGCGCCGTCTGGAGGGCGATGCTGGCACGATACACCCCCAACAAAGGCGTCACGGGGGACCCCCTCCTCACCCTGTTTGTGGCGAGACTGAACCTGCAGACCAAAGAGGAGAAGCTAAAGGAGGTGTTTTCTCGCTACGGGGACATCCGGAGGCTGCGGCTAGTGAGGGACTTGGTCACAGGCTTTTCGAAGGGCTACGCCTTCATCGAATACAAAGATGAGCGTTCTCTGCTCAAAGCTTACCGGGATGCTGATGGCCTGGTCATCGACCAGCACGAAATATTTGTGGACTATGAGCTGGAGAGGACTCTCAAAGGGTGGATTCCTCGGCGACTCGGAGGAGGTCTGGGTGGGAAGAAGGAATCTGGGCAGCTGAGATTTGGGGGGCGGGATCGGCCTTTTCGCAAACCCATTAACCTGCCAGTTGTGAAAAATGACCAGTTCcgagaggggaagagggagaggagggagcgGTCTCGGTCCCGAGAAAGACACTGGGACTCCAGGATGAGGGACCACCATGACAGGGGCCGGGAGAAAAGGTGGCAGGAGAGAGAAGCAGCCAGGGCATGGCCAGAAGGtgactgggagagagagagggacttcAGAGATGACAGGGTcaaggggagggagaagagggacaGAAGCAAGTAG